A section of the Chryseobacterium scophthalmum genome encodes:
- the ruvC gene encoding crossover junction endodeoxyribonuclease RuvC yields the protein MVSAEKIILGIDPGTAVMGFGLISVKKGKMEMISIHELILKKYPNHETKLKYIFDKTLALIDEFHPDEVALEAPFFGKNVQSMLKLGRAQGVAMAASLHRNIPITEYSPKKIKMAITGNGNASKEQVAGMLQNLLNLKEFPTKYLDASDGLAVAVCHHFNSGTIADTKSYSGWDSFLKQNPDRLK from the coding sequence ATGGTTTCAGCAGAGAAAATAATTTTAGGAATTGACCCCGGAACAGCTGTGATGGGATTTGGTTTGATATCGGTAAAAAAAGGAAAAATGGAAATGATCTCCATTCATGAATTGATCTTAAAAAAATACCCGAATCATGAAACCAAGCTTAAATATATTTTCGATAAAACATTAGCATTGATTGACGAGTTTCATCCGGATGAAGTTGCACTCGAAGCTCCTTTCTTTGGGAAAAATGTACAGTCGATGTTGAAATTGGGAAGAGCACAAGGCGTTGCAATGGCAGCAAGTCTTCACCGAAATATTCCCATCACAGAATACTCCCCCAAAAAAATAAAAATGGCAATCACCGGAAACGGGAATGCCAGTAAAGAACAGGTTGCAGGAATGCTTCAGAATCTTTTAAATCTAAAAGAATTTCCTACAAAATATCTGGATGCTTCTGATGGTTTGGCTGTTGCGGTTTGTCATCATTTCAATTCAGGAACCATTGCAGATACAAAATCTTATTCAGGATGGGATAGTTTTTTAAAGCAGAATCCGGATCGGCTGAAATAA
- a CDS encoding 2'-5' RNA ligase family protein: MKKMYFIAIYPDQKIIDEVRVFKENLALNFGNSKALKNDAHITLFPPFEREIELEEDIHTAFQKIDTNIASFEINLNGFGNFPNPKNPVLFIKPEENENLKQLYYNVTEKFSFGKYSFSPHVTVGYRDLTYENFLKAWEIYKDKNYETKFLVDKISLLRHDGKWVSINEKKLSQE, encoded by the coding sequence ATGAAAAAAATGTACTTCATTGCTATTTATCCTGATCAGAAAATTATTGATGAGGTGAGAGTTTTTAAAGAAAATTTAGCTTTAAATTTCGGAAATTCCAAAGCTTTGAAAAATGATGCACACATTACATTATTTCCACCTTTTGAAAGAGAAATAGAACTGGAAGAAGACATTCATACTGCTTTTCAAAAAATTGATACCAACATCGCTTCTTTTGAAATTAATTTAAATGGTTTTGGAAATTTTCCCAATCCAAAGAATCCTGTTTTGTTTATAAAACCTGAAGAAAATGAAAATTTAAAACAACTTTATTACAATGTAACAGAAAAATTTAGTTTTGGGAAATATTCATTCAGTCCGCACGTAACCGTCGGTTACAGAGATCTTACTTATGAAAACTTTCTGAAAGCTTGGGAAATCTATAAAGACAAAAATTACGAAACTAAATTCTTAGTTGATAAGATCTCATTATTAAGACATGATGGAAAATGGGTTTCTATTAATGAAAAGAAATTATCTCAGGAATAA
- a CDS encoding PadR family transcriptional regulator, which yields MKKNSLYKGTLQNIILKLLSKEVKMYGYQITQRAKELTEGELEMTEGALYPLLHKLEADGIIKSEVQEINGRNRKYYLLTEKGKKQQATQEDEMKSYLFNLKTIFDI from the coding sequence ATGAAAAAAAATAGTCTTTACAAAGGAACGCTTCAGAATATCATTTTAAAACTACTTTCAAAAGAAGTGAAAATGTATGGCTATCAAATTACCCAGCGTGCAAAAGAATTAACGGAAGGCGAACTGGAAATGACAGAAGGAGCTTTGTATCCGCTTTTGCACAAACTGGAAGCTGATGGAATTATTAAGTCTGAAGTACAGGAGATTAATGGAAGAAACCGGAAATATTATTTGCTTACCGAGAAAGGAAAAAAGCAACAGGCGACTCAGGAAGATGAAATGAAATCTTATTTGTTTAATCTAAAAACCATTTTTGATATATGA
- a CDS encoding serine hydrolase domain-containing protein, which translates to MLKKTLLLSILFLLLFSCQKTESVQQPVNRKAIADSAVVIFQKKLYKTQIDSVFNRYSFNGSVAVFKDTIELYRRNNGFANFENKTEINDSTVFSIASISKQFTAVLILLQMEQGKLDLNDKASKYIKDFQKKEYENIIIQQLLNHSSGLNNFGEKLLFKSGSGFNYSNDGFNALGKIVETVSGKSFDENIQDLLKKAGMKSSSTGTTFNGKNFAQTYVGNSKTQKRVENMPKRLSNKEIGIPAGGVLSTINDLHIWNNALYAGKIIKPEILKKFTSKSTERHHQIFGTMGYGLGIMMNDNKPVSYFHSGYVKGAPSLNIYYPETKTSIIILSNIADEEKGKSASFRPHLKIKEIADILENIN; encoded by the coding sequence ATGCTGAAAAAAACTTTGCTGCTTTCTATACTTTTTCTTTTACTCTTTTCATGTCAGAAAACAGAATCGGTACAACAACCAGTTAATAGAAAAGCAATCGCAGATTCTGCCGTTGTAATATTTCAAAAAAAATTATATAAAACACAAATTGATTCTGTTTTTAATCGCTACAGCTTTAACGGTAGTGTTGCTGTTTTTAAAGATACTATTGAATTATACAGACGAAATAATGGCTTTGCAAATTTTGAAAATAAAACAGAGATCAACGATTCTACTGTTTTTTCTATTGCATCAATCAGCAAACAATTTACAGCCGTTCTTATCCTCCTTCAAATGGAGCAAGGAAAACTCGACCTCAACGATAAAGCTTCAAAATACATTAAAGATTTTCAGAAAAAAGAATATGAAAACATTATCATTCAACAGCTTCTAAATCACAGTTCGGGTTTAAATAATTTCGGAGAAAAACTATTGTTTAAAAGCGGTTCAGGATTTAATTATTCAAATGATGGTTTCAATGCTTTAGGCAAAATCGTAGAAACAGTTTCCGGGAAATCTTTTGATGAAAATATACAGGATTTATTGAAAAAAGCAGGAATGAAAAGCTCATCAACAGGAACAACTTTTAACGGAAAAAATTTCGCACAAACCTATGTTGGGAATTCAAAAACTCAGAAAAGGGTAGAAAATATGCCGAAAAGACTGAGCAATAAAGAAATCGGAATTCCTGCAGGCGGAGTTTTATCAACCATCAACGATTTACATATTTGGAACAACGCTTTATACGCGGGAAAGATCATCAAACCTGAAATACTGAAAAAATTTACTTCTAAAAGCACAGAAAGACATCATCAAATTTTCGGAACGATGGGTTACGGATTGGGAATTATGATGAATGACAACAAGCCTGTTTCTTATTTTCACAGCGGTTATGTAAAAGGTGCGCCTTCGCTCAATATTTATTATCCTGAAACCAAAACTTCGATCATTATTCTTTCTAATATTGCCGATGAAGAAAAAGGTAAGTCTGCGTCTTTCAGACCTCATCTAAAGATCAAAGAAATTGCAGATATTTTGGAAAATATCAATTAG
- a CDS encoding LamG-like jellyroll fold domain-containing protein codes for MKNKIYLLLLMAIFSIAQSQTPELLYYKFEGTASNIPNLATSPPTGTQIGEIVGNLTLGSNTTCLGNGLVGSGSTGGSNYFNTKWNLALSGSWTIHLKFNNYTSNVTTVYYLLGDAITGGNSFRMFTNGAPGTGGVRLTANGMSNVDVPGVFSTTTSLVDLIFVYDSSLQNIKAYVNGVLKTTAAQSAPLVFNGALFKLGTYASNTGMKAGMTMDEFGLFNRAITDAEIASLNNFCSALSTDEVIKNNNSKIAVKAGNLILSKGNFGKYSIYDYSGREILSGDKSSNSISLKSIQKGVYIIKYGNISTRFKY; via the coding sequence ATGAAAAACAAAATCTATCTTTTACTTTTGATGGCTATATTCTCAATAGCCCAATCTCAAACTCCTGAACTTTTATACTATAAATTTGAAGGAACTGCATCCAATATTCCGAATCTTGCAACCAGTCCGCCTACAGGAACGCAGATAGGCGAAATTGTGGGGAATTTAACTTTAGGAAGCAATACAACTTGCTTAGGTAATGGTTTGGTAGGCAGTGGCTCTACTGGAGGCTCAAATTATTTTAATACTAAATGGAACCTCGCTTTAAGTGGATCTTGGACGATACATTTAAAATTTAATAATTACACCAGCAATGTAACCACAGTATATTACCTTTTAGGAGATGCTATAACCGGTGGAAATTCTTTCCGCATGTTTACAAACGGTGCTCCGGGTACAGGAGGTGTGAGGTTAACCGCTAACGGAATGTCTAACGTGGATGTTCCCGGGGTTTTTTCTACGACGACGTCGCTTGTAGATTTAATATTTGTTTACGACAGCAGTTTACAAAATATAAAAGCTTATGTAAATGGGGTTCTTAAAACAACAGCGGCCCAATCGGCTCCTTTGGTTTTTAATGGCGCATTATTTAAACTTGGCACATATGCTAGTAATACTGGTATGAAAGCTGGGATGACAATGGATGAGTTTGGTCTTTTCAACAGAGCGATTACCGATGCGGAAATTGCTTCTCTCAATAACTTCTGTTCTGCATTGAGTACCGATGAGGTGATAAAAAATAACAATTCTAAGATTGCGGTAAAAGCAGGAAATCTGATATTAAGTAAAGGAAATTTCGGAAAATACAGCATTTACGATTATTCGGGAAGAGAAATCCTGTCGGGTGATAAATCTTCTAATTCAATTAGTCTAAAATCGATACAAAAAGGAGTTTATATTATCAAATACGGCAATATATCGACTCGATTTAAATATTAA
- a CDS encoding diphthine--ammonia ligase — MKPKALFNWSSGKDSALALYKILKEEQFEVTTLLTSINKEFQRISMHGVHVSLLEKQAESLGFPLIKMEIPKEPSMEEYSEIMSKTMNEIKSQGVTHSIFGDIFLEDLRKYREDQLRSIGMKGVFPLWKQNTTDLINEFLSLSFKTIVTCVNETYLDKSFAGRIIDQDFIKDLPKNVDPCGENGEFHTFTFDGPIFKNPIDFEIGEIVKKTYPKPKSDENEEDEEYAFWFCDLISTK, encoded by the coding sequence ATGAAACCAAAAGCCCTATTCAACTGGAGCAGCGGAAAAGATTCTGCGCTTGCTTTATATAAAATTTTAAAAGAAGAACAATTTGAAGTTACTACTCTACTGACGAGTATCAATAAAGAATTCCAAAGGATTTCTATGCACGGCGTTCATGTTTCGTTATTGGAAAAACAAGCTGAAAGTTTAGGCTTTCCGTTAATAAAAATGGAAATCCCGAAAGAACCTTCGATGGAAGAATACAGTGAAATCATGTCTAAAACCATGAATGAAATAAAATCTCAAGGTGTTACTCATTCTATTTTCGGAGATATTTTTCTGGAAGATTTAAGGAAATACAGAGAAGATCAATTACGATCTATCGGAATGAAAGGCGTTTTTCCATTATGGAAACAAAATACAACCGATCTCATCAACGAGTTTTTAAGTTTAAGCTTTAAAACCATTGTAACCTGCGTTAACGAAACTTATCTCGATAAGAGTTTTGCAGGAAGAATTATTGATCAGGATTTCATTAAAGATTTACCCAAGAATGTAGATCCTTGTGGAGAAAACGGAGAATTTCACACGTTTACTTTTGACGGACCTATTTTTAAAAATCCAATAGACTTTGAAATTGGAGAGATTGTAAAGAAAACCTATCCTAAGCCAAAGTCTGATGAAAACGAAGAAGATGAAGAATATGCATTCTGGTTTTGCGATTTAATTTCAACAAAATAG
- a CDS encoding tetratricopeptide repeat protein, which produces MKKILILTFIVISFFSFAFAQSVKVLRQEAVKAINNNDFSTAKTYYEKILEKGHKTWETYVLLGDCEFKLGNIDAAWNYYQEGYKKAKVQDYATINVRMGTILMQQKKYEDAWMEFLKVEITRPNDPAAKKLQATALYHMEKYDDALFTLNQAEKYDDSDLEIKYYKGLILFKQNKVEDACKNFKMAKGLDIPDLKILTAQHCNKP; this is translated from the coding sequence ATGAAAAAAATATTAATTCTTACGTTTATTGTTATCTCTTTCTTTTCCTTTGCCTTTGCACAAAGTGTTAAAGTGCTAAGACAAGAAGCAGTTAAAGCGATCAACAATAATGACTTTTCAACAGCTAAAACTTACTATGAAAAAATTTTAGAGAAAGGTCATAAAACTTGGGAGACTTATGTTCTTTTGGGAGATTGCGAATTTAAATTAGGTAATATTGATGCTGCATGGAACTATTATCAAGAAGGTTATAAAAAAGCAAAAGTTCAAGACTATGCAACTATAAATGTTAGAATGGGAACTATTTTAATGCAACAAAAAAAATATGAAGATGCTTGGATGGAATTTTTAAAAGTAGAAATTACTAGACCAAATGATCCAGCCGCAAAAAAATTACAGGCAACTGCTCTGTATCATATGGAAAAATATGATGATGCATTATTTACTCTGAATCAAGCGGAAAAATATGATGATTCAGATTTAGAAATTAAATATTATAAAGGTTTGATTTTATTTAAGCAAAATAAAGTTGAAGATGCTTGTAAAAATTTTAAAATGGCAAAAGGTTTAGATATTCCTGATTTGAAAATTTTGACCGCACAACATTGTAACAAGCCTTAA